CGAGCAAGACATCTATCTGCGCGGTGCACAGGTGCTGGACAAGGCAATCCTGCAGGGCACCACCTTCATGCGCACCCATGTCGAACTTGACCCCCAGATCGGGCTGATCGGCTTCAATGCGATCCGACGCCTGCAGACCGATTACGCCTGGGCGATCACGCTGCAAGTCTGTGTATTCCCTCAAGAAGGGCTACTCAACAACCCCGGCACCGAAGCCCTGCTCTGCCAGGCGCTGGAGAGCGGCGCCACGGTGCTTGGCGGCTGCCCCTACATGGACAGTGATCCTCATGGGCAGATTCAGCGCCTGTTCGAACTGGCCGTGGCTTACGATTGTGATCTGGACTTGCACCTGGATTTCGATCTGAATCCTGAAGGCATGACCGTGATGGAAGTGGCCCGCTGTACACAATGGCATGATTGGGGCGGTCGAGTGACCATCGGCCATGTCACCAAACTGTCGACGTTGCCCCGTGAACAACTGATGGAGCTGGGCCGGCAGTTGGCGGACGTTGGCGTGCAGGTCACCTGCCTGCCCAGCACCGACCTGTTCCTGATGGGGCGCGATGCCTTTCATAACAAACCACGCGGTCTTGCACCCTTGGCTCAGTTGCACGCCTGCGGGGTGACCTGCTCGGTCTCGACCAACAACATCGGCAACCCGTTCACGCCCTATGGCGACGCTTCGCTGATTCGCCAGGCCAACCTGTTCGCCAACGTCAGTCAGATGGGCACTGTGCCGGAGTTGCTGCAATGCCTGGCATGGGTGTCCGGCGAATCGGCACGCCTGCTACGCCTGACGGATTACGGCCTGCTACCCGGTTGCCGTGCAGATTTCATCGTCTTCGACGCGCCTTCACCGGCAGCGGTGATCGCCGAGATCAACGCGCCGTTAATGGGCTACAAGGCTGGACGTCAAACGTTTAGCAGGCCAGCAGGGGTATTACTCAAGCCATAGCGTGGCTTGCGGCAATATTTCAGTCGCTCAACGCCTGCTTGAGGTTGAACTCTTCAGGCGCTGACTCTTCCAGGGCCAGTTGCCCTTCCAGTTCGTCCAGGTGTTCGATCATGACCCTGACTGCCGTGGCGGTATCACCCGCTTCCAGCGCCGTGATGATTTCCTGGTGTTCATCGGACGCGCAGGACGGTACGTCGTTACGCTGATACAACGCGACGATCAATGAACTACGCACCATCAGGTTGGCGAGGATATCGCTGAGCACGGTATTGCCGCTGAGCTCGCCCAGCATCAAGTGAAACTCACTCAGTTCCCTGACGATGGCGCGGCGGTCGGTGTCGTTGGTGGCCTTGCGTTCGTTGTTCATGTGGCTGGCCACGCGCTGGCGCTGTTTGCGCATGACCGCCGGGGTGATCGCTTCGACAATGGCCCGCTCGATGGCCCGCCGAGCGCTGAATATATCCTTTGCCTCGCGCGCGGTTGGCTGAGCCACCATGGCGCCTCGGTTGGCTTCGATGGTCACGACTTTTTGCATGGCCAGACGCTGCAACGCGACTTGCACATGATTGCGGTTGGCTTGCAGCGTTTCGACAATCTGCGCTTCGATCAATCGCGTACCAGGCGGCAGGCGATGCTGGGCGATGGCCTTGTACAACGCATCGACGATGCGCTGGACCTCAAGCTGTTTGGCGGTGACTGTGGTCAAGCCCATCCTTTCCTCTTTTTCCCAAAGGCTTCATGCCGTCGCGCAAGACTGCGGACGGCGAGCAATGGGCGGCATTATCCGCCAGCCGCCCGGGCGGCGGCAAACCTTGTGACAGGCAGCTCAGCTCGATTGACCGAGGCTGACGCCCTCCCCCCGAGGATCGTGCATGGCGCTGCGTTGATCAGCGGCGTCAATCGCGATGATCCCGGCGTGACCGGTCATGGCGCTAAGTGCCGGAATCACTTCCACTTCGTGGCCCAGTGCGGCAAGGCCGGTGATCGTCGACTCGTGCATATCGAATTCCAGCTTGAGGTTATCGGTGCTGTCGAAAAAGCTGCGGCCGAGCAGAAAGCGTGGGGTCTGCAGGGCAAGGTCAATGGGTTGCTGATAGTCGATCAACTGCG
The sequence above is drawn from the Pseudomonas sp. FP2196 genome and encodes:
- a CDS encoding amidohydrolase family protein, whose protein sequence is MSALKIINARIGENTSASAVLYIENGYFVPAFNPATTAWETLDLQGHLLLPGLIETHIHLDKACIMQRCHLQQGTLAEAIVQTRAAKAEFTEQDIYLRGAQVLDKAILQGTTFMRTHVELDPQIGLIGFNAIRRLQTDYAWAITLQVCVFPQEGLLNNPGTEALLCQALESGATVLGGCPYMDSDPHGQIQRLFELAVAYDCDLDLHLDFDLNPEGMTVMEVARCTQWHDWGGRVTIGHVTKLSTLPREQLMELGRQLADVGVQVTCLPSTDLFLMGRDAFHNKPRGLAPLAQLHACGVTCSVSTNNIGNPFTPYGDASLIRQANLFANVSQMGTVPELLQCLAWVSGESARLLRLTDYGLLPGCRADFIVFDAPSPAAVIAEINAPLMGYKAGRQTFSRPAGVLLKP
- a CDS encoding GntR family transcriptional regulator, whose translation is MGLTTVTAKQLEVQRIVDALYKAIAQHRLPPGTRLIEAQIVETLQANRNHVQVALQRLAMQKVVTIEANRGAMVAQPTAREAKDIFSARRAIERAIVEAITPAVMRKQRQRVASHMNNERKATNDTDRRAIVRELSEFHLMLGELSGNTVLSDILANLMVRSSLIVALYQRNDVPSCASDEHQEIITALEAGDTATAVRVMIEHLDELEGQLALEESAPEEFNLKQALSD